TGATCTTGATTACGCGGACAACAGCATTATTCGAAGAGAAATCTCTCCCGATGGTAAGTCCCGGGCATTTATTAATGATTCACCGGTCACACTCGCTATCCTCAAAGCTTTAGGTGAGCAGTTGATTGATGTACATTCGCAACATGCAACATTGCAGATTAATACAGAAGATTTTCAGTTCCTTGTGGTCGACAGTGTGGCAGGAGCTTTTGTGCTGAAACAAAACTATCGAGAGAGCTTCTTTGCTTATAAGAAGGCAAAAAGAGAACTCGAAGAATTTAAGGAGCTGGTAAAAAAAGCTGCAATAGAACAGGATTATTTTCAGTTTCAATTTGATGAGCTTGACGCCGCCCGATTGGTAGCAGATGAGCAGGGACAACTCGAAGTACAGCAGCGGCAGTTGGAAAATGCAGAAGATATTAAGCGTGCACTAACTGGGGCATCACATCTATTGGAAAACGATGATACGGCAGTTTTAAGCCGTTTAAAAGAGACGATGAGCCAAGTGGAAAGCATCGCTGCATTTCTCCCTGAGGCGGCAGATTTAGCTGCACGATTAAGGAGCACATGGATTGAGCTGAAGGACGTCGCAGCAGAGCTGAGTTCGCTTGAAGAAGATACTCAAATTGATGAAGGTACTTTATTGGAGATCAATGAACGCTTGAGCTTGTTGTATTCCTTGCAAAAAAAACATCATGTGGACTCGGTTGAAGAGCTGATCAAATTACGTGATGATCTGGAATCCAAACTGTTTGCTATAAATTCCTCCGATGAGCAATTGGAGCGACTGGAAAAAGAAGTAGTAGCTAAATTAGCCATTGCACAAACGAAAGGAAAAGAACTCTCTATAGTCAGAAAGAAAGTACTGGAATTAATCGCGAAGGATGTACAAGCTACTTTGTCAAATGTGGGGATGCCCAATGCATTGCTGCAAATTAATCTCGAGCCATTGAAGGAAGGGGATATGCGGGAATCGGGAACAGATTCAATACAGTTTTTATTTTCGGCCAATAAAGGACAGGCATTGCAATCCATTCATCGGGTTGCCTCTGGCGGAGAGCTATCCAGGGTGATGTTGGCCATTAAATCCTTGGTTGCTAAGACCTCTGCATTACCGACCATTATTTTTGATGAGATCGATACCGGAATCTCTGGAGAGGTGGCGCTACGTGTAGGGGAGGTGATGGAAAGCCTTGCAGAGAACATGCAGGTCATTGCTATTTCCCATTTACCCCAAATCGCAGCTAAAGGTGCTGCACATTATAAAGTGTATAAGGAAGATAAAGCCAATCGGACAATCTCTAACATTGTTCGATTAGATCAAGAAGGGAGGGTCAAGGAAATTGCTCAGATGCTCAGTGGTACCAATCCAACGGATGCGGCACTTGAACATGCAGAGTTATTGCTGAAAGGATAGCTATCAAATAAAAAAAGGTCTTAGAGATTTTCTAAGACCTTTTTTTATTTAGTTTCCACCGTTATCAGCATCCGTTAATGTTACTTTTACTAACATATTGTCTGGACGGACTGGTTTATTGTCGCTACCCACATAATCAGCATAGAGATATACTTTACCAATTTTATACTCCACGCGATAATTATAAGGGCCGATAGCTGAAGGAATGTTAATGAAATAATTTGGATCATTATCAAATGATACAGCTACTCCTACGTGTCCGTAGTCGAAATATTTTGCATCTAATTCGGGAAAGTCCAATTCATTTGAGAAAGAATATCCGGTTTTGTCAACTCCCCAAGAAGAGGAGACTACCTTCGTATTAAAAGTTACTCCCGGTAAATAGTTTGTAACGTATTCTTTCTTACAAGAAGAAAATGAAACCAAGGCTGCGGTTCCAATTAATGCTGCTAATAAAAGTCTTTTCATATTATTCGTGTTATTTGTGACAATTTTATTATAGGACGATAAAATAGTGCAAAAGTTTAACGCCAACTTTCTTTACAACAAAAAATGCACCATAAAGGTGCATTTTATTGAAATTATTTTTAAAGACAGCTTAGACCTACTT
The Sphingobacterium multivorum genome window above contains:
- the recN gene encoding DNA repair protein RecN → MLDTLHIRNYALINELEIQFDKGLNMITGETGAGKSIIMGALSLILGNRAEGKHFFDPTKKCVIEGEFKIGSYQLLRFFEENDLDYADNSIIRREISPDGKSRAFINDSPVTLAILKALGEQLIDVHSQHATLQINTEDFQFLVVDSVAGAFVLKQNYRESFFAYKKAKRELEEFKELVKKAAIEQDYFQFQFDELDAARLVADEQGQLEVQQRQLENAEDIKRALTGASHLLENDDTAVLSRLKETMSQVESIAAFLPEAADLAARLRSTWIELKDVAAELSSLEEDTQIDEGTLLEINERLSLLYSLQKKHHVDSVEELIKLRDDLESKLFAINSSDEQLERLEKEVVAKLAIAQTKGKELSIVRKKVLELIAKDVQATLSNVGMPNALLQINLEPLKEGDMRESGTDSIQFLFSANKGQALQSIHRVASGGELSRVMLAIKSLVAKTSALPTIIFDEIDTGISGEVALRVGEVMESLAENMQVIAISHLPQIAAKGAAHYKVYKEDKANRTISNIVRLDQEGRVKEIAQMLSGTNPTDAALEHAELLLKG